In the genome of Bremerella sp. JC817, one region contains:
- a CDS encoding efflux RND transporter permease subunit, whose protein sequence is MRSLIAFCLREPLIMLVLTIVAVGYGWYATKNVPIDAIPNIGENQVIIFTAWPGRSPKDIEDQITYPLSVAMLAVPDAESVRGKSLFGYSFVQVTFHDSTDFYWARSRVLEQLGIAAAVLPDGVVPTLGPDATGLGQVLYYTLEPPPGMNLADLRSVQDFIVKYELQAVPGVSEVASVGGYVRQYQIEIDPDRLRFHNVPLDQLVDAVKKSNIDVGAKTVESGGMEFIIRGKGFIGANQDTDQAIADIEKTVVRTRDGIPLRIRDLGHVQLGPEFRRGAIDLNGTEAVGGVVVMRFGENPRAVIDRVKHKIAQIEPSLQGVKVNIVYDRTGLIDDTIATLTTALTQEIMITAVVILLFLLHVRASIVVAITLPIAVLLAFVAMHVFRIDANIMSLAGIAIAIGTMVDMGIIVSETIYDQLADWEREGRPGGNRRRLEVIQSAASEVAPAVVTAVMTTVVSFLPVFMLTGRDYKLFAPLAWTKTFSLLAALIVAVTLVPLLSRFLLSTTQVKRSTTLWVSVVFGMVGLVLGGMIGTSTYPGSSISLVVGSLLGAVAFALLAWWMLGERLRPVDENPVSRMILWVYEPLLRLFLARKGAFLTLPTVVVLIGLGAWIGLPTVLSPAEKVAGYLGADMNEVPGYVDLKHTFTGLKESDWIALDEGSWFYMPTLYPAASFSQAMEVLQTQDAMIKEIPEVKDVLGKIGRVESALDPAPAAMIETYVMLKPKDQWREGITTQDIWEQINAVATLPGVTPASPLQPIEGRVVMLQSGIKASMAIRIYGDSLPGLAEASMQVAEHLKTLPQVQAATVNPDIVLGKPYVEFDVNRDEAARYGMSTAMVNQVIETALGGANVTKTVEGRERYPVRVRYERQLREQLYELDKLPVVTHSGDVIPLSSLATMNTTWGPGVINSEDARLVAHVSFQPSGSMGALETAESVRESLLAAQRDGSLPLPQGYSLDPVGSFQNQIEANKRLLWVIPLVIFINLFIIYLQFRHLPITLAVFSGIPVAFAGGMICLAINEVQLNTAVWVGFIALFGIAVDDGVVMATYLDQVFSRKRLKTIQDIRDATVEAGMKRIRPCLMTTFTTIIALVPVILSTGRGSDVAKAMAWPVVGGMTVELLTLFVVPVVFAAFKEFKMNLGLYDRHWEGTEDA, encoded by the coding sequence ATGCGATCGCTCATTGCCTTCTGCCTGCGAGAGCCGCTGATCATGTTGGTTCTGACCATCGTTGCCGTTGGCTACGGATGGTATGCCACCAAGAATGTGCCGATCGATGCGATTCCGAACATCGGCGAGAACCAGGTTATCATCTTCACGGCCTGGCCTGGCCGTTCGCCCAAAGATATCGAAGATCAAATCACGTACCCATTGTCGGTCGCCATGCTGGCGGTGCCGGACGCGGAATCGGTCCGCGGCAAAAGCCTCTTTGGGTACAGCTTCGTCCAGGTTACCTTTCACGACAGCACCGATTTCTATTGGGCGCGATCGCGCGTGCTCGAACAGTTGGGCATCGCGGCGGCGGTACTGCCAGATGGAGTCGTCCCGACACTCGGCCCCGATGCCACCGGGCTCGGCCAGGTGCTCTATTACACGCTCGAGCCTCCTCCAGGGATGAATCTCGCGGACCTTCGTTCGGTCCAGGACTTTATCGTCAAGTACGAGCTTCAAGCCGTGCCAGGCGTGAGCGAAGTCGCCAGCGTCGGAGGTTATGTTCGCCAGTACCAGATCGAGATCGATCCCGATCGCTTGCGTTTTCATAATGTCCCCTTGGACCAACTGGTCGACGCTGTGAAGAAGTCGAACATCGACGTCGGCGCCAAAACTGTTGAGTCAGGAGGGATGGAATTCATCATCCGCGGCAAAGGGTTCATCGGCGCCAACCAAGACACTGACCAGGCGATCGCCGACATCGAAAAGACTGTGGTGCGTACACGTGACGGAATTCCACTGCGGATTCGAGACCTGGGCCACGTTCAGTTGGGCCCGGAATTTCGTCGTGGTGCGATCGATTTGAATGGCACCGAAGCCGTTGGTGGCGTCGTCGTGATGCGATTTGGCGAGAACCCACGGGCAGTGATCGATCGCGTTAAACACAAGATCGCCCAGATCGAGCCGAGCCTCCAAGGGGTGAAGGTAAACATTGTCTACGACCGTACTGGTCTTATCGACGACACCATCGCCACTTTGACCACCGCGCTCACGCAAGAGATCATGATCACCGCCGTCGTGATTCTGCTCTTTCTATTGCATGTGCGGGCCAGCATCGTGGTGGCCATCACCCTGCCAATCGCCGTGCTTCTGGCATTTGTGGCAATGCACGTGTTTCGGATTGATGCCAACATCATGTCACTGGCCGGGATCGCGATCGCGATCGGAACGATGGTCGATATGGGGATCATCGTTTCCGAGACCATCTACGATCAGCTTGCCGACTGGGAACGCGAGGGACGCCCCGGAGGCAACCGTCGGCGACTTGAAGTTATACAGTCGGCTGCCAGTGAAGTTGCCCCAGCCGTGGTGACCGCGGTGATGACCACCGTGGTGAGCTTTCTGCCGGTGTTCATGCTCACGGGACGCGACTACAAGTTATTCGCTCCGTTAGCCTGGACAAAGACGTTCTCGCTGCTGGCCGCTTTGATCGTGGCGGTCACGCTCGTTCCGCTGTTGAGTCGCTTTCTGCTGAGCACGACGCAGGTGAAACGATCGACAACATTATGGGTTTCAGTGGTCTTCGGTATGGTTGGCCTTGTGCTCGGTGGAATGATCGGCACCTCCACTTACCCGGGTTCGTCCATCAGCCTCGTTGTTGGTTCGCTACTGGGAGCCGTGGCATTTGCCTTGCTGGCCTGGTGGATGCTCGGCGAGCGACTTCGCCCCGTCGACGAGAACCCAGTCAGCCGAATGATCCTTTGGGTTTACGAGCCACTTCTGCGTTTATTTCTCGCCCGCAAGGGAGCCTTCCTGACACTCCCCACGGTTGTGGTGCTGATTGGCCTGGGTGCTTGGATCGGACTTCCCACCGTTTTGTCGCCGGCCGAGAAGGTGGCCGGTTATCTGGGTGCCGACATGAACGAAGTCCCTGGCTACGTCGATCTCAAGCATACCTTCACGGGATTGAAGGAATCGGATTGGATTGCCCTAGACGAGGGAAGCTGGTTCTACATGCCAACGCTTTACCCGGCCGCTAGTTTCTCGCAGGCGATGGAAGTTCTACAGACCCAGGACGCAATGATCAAAGAGATCCCGGAAGTGAAGGATGTGCTGGGAAAGATTGGCCGCGTCGAGTCGGCACTCGATCCAGCTCCTGCGGCGATGATCGAAACGTACGTGATGCTGAAGCCCAAAGATCAATGGCGCGAAGGGATCACGACGCAAGATATCTGGGAGCAGATCAACGCCGTTGCGACGCTGCCCGGCGTGACGCCTGCCTCGCCTCTTCAGCCGATCGAAGGCCGTGTGGTGATGCTGCAAAGCGGGATCAAAGCGTCGATGGCGATTCGCATCTATGGCGACAGCCTGCCCGGCCTGGCCGAGGCATCGATGCAAGTGGCCGAGCATCTGAAGACCTTGCCTCAGGTGCAAGCCGCCACGGTCAATCCCGATATCGTCCTGGGTAAGCCTTACGTCGAGTTCGATGTGAATCGCGACGAAGCGGCACGCTATGGGATGTCGACCGCGATGGTGAACCAGGTGATTGAAACCGCCTTGGGCGGCGCCAATGTTACCAAGACCGTCGAAGGGCGAGAGCGCTACCCGGTCCGGGTTCGCTACGAGCGTCAGCTTCGAGAGCAGCTTTACGAATTGGACAAGCTGCCGGTGGTGACCCACTCCGGTGATGTGATTCCGCTGTCGAGTCTTGCCACGATGAATACGACCTGGGGTCCGGGGGTAATCAACAGCGAAGATGCCCGACTTGTCGCGCATGTTTCATTTCAACCTTCCGGCAGCATGGGGGCCTTGGAAACCGCCGAGTCGGTTCGCGAAAGCCTGCTTGCCGCGCAACGAGATGGTTCGTTACCGCTGCCACAAGGCTATTCGTTAGATCCCGTCGGCTCGTTTCAAAATCAGATTGAAGCGAACAAGCGTCTGCTCTGGGTAATCCCACTGGTGATCTTCATCAACTTGTTCATCATCTATTTGCAATTCCGACATTTGCCGATCACGTTGGCGGTGTTTTCTGGTATCCCGGTCGCGTTTGCCGGAGGGATGATCTGCCTTGCGATCAACGAAGTGCAGTTGAATACCGCCGTTTGGGTTGGGTTTATTGCGCTTTTCGGAATTGCCGTCGATGATGGCGTGGTGATGGCGACTTACCTCGACCAGGTCTTTTCCCGCAAACGATTGAAGACCATTCAAGATATTCGCGATGCCACCGTCGAAGCAGGCATGAAGCGAATTCGCCCCTGTTTAATGACCACCTTCACCACAATTATTGCCCTCGTGCCGGTGATTCTTTCCACCGGACGTGGCAGCGACGTGGCCAAGGCCATGGCCTGGCCGGTGGTGGGTGGGATGACAGTCGAACTGCTGACCCTGTTTGTCGTTCCGGTGGTCTTCGCTGCGTTCAAAGAGTTCAAGATGAACCTTGGCCTGTACGATCGACATTGGGAAGGAACCGAGGACGCGTAG
- a CDS encoding YebC/PmpR family DNA-binding transcriptional regulator — MGRSFENRKHAIAKTASQKSKLYSKYGKMLYVAAKNGVPDPESNPSLKSMIEKAKREQVPAHVIDKAIEKAKGTGGEDYSESRYEGFGPGGTSVIVDCLTDNANRTITDVRNCFNKGGAKLGTSGSVSHFFDHLAIFSFKGTDSDQVLEAMLEADVNVDDVESEDGHLTVFAASSDFFKAKQALLEMNPDIELEVQEIAFVPQSTTELSGDDAAQFEKFMDMLHDCEDVQTVYHNAKLPSED; from the coding sequence ATGGGACGAAGTTTCGAAAACCGGAAGCACGCGATTGCCAAGACCGCCTCGCAGAAGTCCAAGCTGTACTCGAAGTATGGCAAGATGCTGTACGTTGCCGCGAAGAATGGCGTGCCGGACCCGGAGTCGAACCCCTCGCTCAAGAGCATGATCGAAAAAGCGAAGCGGGAACAAGTACCGGCCCACGTGATCGATAAAGCCATTGAAAAAGCCAAGGGAACCGGCGGCGAAGATTACTCGGAATCGCGTTACGAAGGCTTTGGGCCAGGCGGCACCTCGGTGATTGTTGACTGTCTGACCGACAATGCGAACCGCACGATTACCGACGTTCGCAACTGCTTCAACAAAGGGGGAGCGAAGTTGGGAACCTCCGGTTCGGTTTCGCACTTCTTCGACCATCTGGCGATCTTCTCGTTCAAGGGAACCGACTCGGATCAGGTGCTGGAAGCGATGTTGGAAGCAGACGTCAACGTCGACGACGTGGAATCTGAAGATGGCCACCTGACCGTTTTCGCGGCTTCCAGCGACTTCTTCAAAGCGAAGCAGGCCCTGCTGGAGATGAACCCAGATATCGAGCTGGAAGTGCAGGAAATCGCTTTCGTGCCACAATCGACGACGGAACTCTCGGGCGATGACGCTGCTCAGTTCGAGAAGTTCATGGATATGCTGCACGACTGCGAAGACGTCCAGACCGTCTATCACAACGCCAAGCTCCCAAGCGAAGACTAA
- a CDS encoding DUF58 domain-containing protein, translating into MASVARGSKFFEQQALAGLAHMRFTTAHRVEGSYSGRHQSRQQGGAGEFVDFREYSGGEDLRRLDWKLLARTGKSFVRLHQEETNLVCTLAIDGSESMAFAGSRTRGGSKLEYAQYLATALAYVISLGQDQVGLALLTEKLADHMPPGSTSLHVTRVMQQIEEIKTNPTAKAAGGLRTLFEQTTRRGVLLYFTDFLMEDLDETFAALRLFRHRGLEVLALHLIHPEEESLPRGTAFRFIGMENEGVLNCSPDEIRTQYAEKFSAHTAMVRQMALAAGCDCRRLSTSVPYLQALGSFLVERSG; encoded by the coding sequence ATGGCCAGTGTCGCACGGGGATCGAAATTCTTCGAACAGCAGGCACTTGCCGGGCTCGCTCATATGCGGTTCACAACCGCACATCGAGTCGAAGGCTCGTACAGCGGGCGTCATCAAAGCCGCCAGCAAGGTGGCGCTGGCGAGTTCGTTGATTTCCGTGAGTACTCTGGTGGTGAAGACTTACGGCGGCTCGATTGGAAGCTGCTCGCACGGACGGGAAAGAGCTTCGTCCGACTTCATCAGGAAGAAACGAACCTGGTCTGCACGCTGGCAATCGATGGCAGTGAGAGCATGGCCTTCGCTGGCAGTCGGACACGTGGTGGATCGAAGCTGGAATATGCCCAGTACCTGGCAACCGCGTTGGCATACGTCATCAGCCTCGGCCAGGATCAGGTTGGGTTGGCACTTTTAACCGAGAAACTAGCTGACCACATGCCGCCGGGGAGTACTTCACTCCACGTGACCCGGGTGATGCAACAGATTGAAGAGATCAAAACCAATCCGACCGCCAAGGCGGCTGGTGGATTGCGAACTCTGTTTGAACAAACGACTCGTCGTGGCGTGCTGCTGTACTTTACTGACTTCCTGATGGAAGACTTGGACGAAACCTTTGCGGCGCTCCGGTTGTTTCGGCATCGGGGCCTGGAAGTCCTGGCGTTGCACTTGATACATCCTGAGGAAGAATCGTTGCCGCGTGGAACCGCCTTTCGATTTATCGGTATGGAGAACGAAGGCGTGCTGAACTGCTCGCCCGACGAGATTCGAACACAGTACGCAGAAAAGTTCTCGGCTCACACGGCAATGGTCCGGCAAATGGCACTCGCCGCTGGGTGTGACTGCCGGCGGCTATCGACTTCGGTTCCGTACCTGCAAGCCCTCGGTAGCTTCCTGGTAGAACGCTCTGGCTGA
- a CDS encoding efflux RND transporter periplasmic adaptor subunit → MSTSSPNTDSTSVPNPPSKSGRWWLSRLAPAGLFLAAGVLLIILLGLAQRVGWISSGSGSPVATESESQQIFTCPMHPQIRQPGPGRCPICGMALVPASAGGADLDEFAVTIEPAQRRLAQIATAPVTSEAVTTEVETIGSIEIDESRQATIAAYINGRVERLFADYTGVSVAKGDHLAVVYSPQLYAAQAEYLEARNTLQSNSGTTLAAVRRAQEGLMNNSRQKLVELGMTERQLAELESSGKPQSRLTIYAPIGGTVIEKLAEEGMYISAGEPIYRIANLSTVWLMLELYPEDASHIRFGQVVKAELTSLPGETLTGRVAFIDPKVNTRNRTVGVRVEFKNDDGRLRPGDYAEAKIEIPIGPQGQIYDDQLAGKWISPMHPQVIRDQPGACPICGMDLVPTSQYGYADQPVGTTPSTVIPRSALLMAGKTSVAYVETEPGRFEIRKLTLGPILKDKAVVLEGVEPGEMVATSGNFLIDSQMQLAGKPSLIDPHRLVKKANRNTPMEVETDQLAKVVGPVGQDLEAMYQAYFAIQSQLASDKKPAENVSQQLYQLSQKLSKSPDLGDPAHAALQEIAENSQHLHHVSLDEARKQFKPISHAVLNLASHVRGDGATQSFHQFFCPMVQDGEGDWLQATDQLLNPYYGSEMLRCGEHVRTLTTQAPAPMHQHSESMPMPEGGQ, encoded by the coding sequence ATGTCGACGTCCTCACCAAATACTGATTCAACATCGGTCCCCAACCCTCCTTCAAAATCGGGCCGTTGGTGGTTGTCGCGGTTGGCCCCGGCGGGTCTATTTCTCGCCGCCGGCGTACTACTGATTATCCTGCTGGGATTGGCTCAGCGCGTTGGATGGATCAGTAGTGGCAGCGGCAGCCCGGTCGCCACCGAAAGTGAATCGCAGCAGATCTTCACCTGCCCGATGCATCCCCAGATTCGCCAACCAGGACCGGGACGTTGTCCGATCTGTGGCATGGCCCTGGTTCCCGCGTCTGCCGGGGGAGCCGACCTGGATGAGTTCGCGGTCACGATCGAGCCAGCCCAACGGCGGCTCGCACAAATCGCAACCGCTCCTGTTACGTCAGAAGCAGTGACGACCGAGGTTGAAACCATTGGTTCGATCGAAATCGATGAAAGCCGACAGGCAACCATCGCCGCTTATATCAACGGTCGGGTCGAAAGGCTCTTCGCCGACTATACCGGTGTCTCTGTGGCAAAGGGAGATCACCTGGCGGTCGTCTACAGCCCGCAGCTCTATGCCGCTCAAGCCGAATACCTTGAAGCCCGGAACACGCTGCAGTCCAACAGCGGAACGACACTGGCTGCCGTTCGCCGGGCTCAAGAAGGCCTGATGAATAATTCCAGGCAGAAGCTGGTCGAACTTGGCATGACCGAACGACAGTTGGCGGAACTGGAAAGCTCTGGCAAACCTCAATCTCGTTTAACCATTTACGCCCCAATCGGTGGCACGGTGATCGAGAAGCTGGCCGAAGAAGGGATGTACATCTCGGCCGGGGAACCGATTTACCGTATCGCCAACCTTTCGACCGTCTGGCTGATGCTGGAACTCTATCCCGAAGATGCCTCACATATCCGCTTCGGCCAGGTCGTTAAAGCGGAGCTTACTTCACTTCCGGGTGAAACCTTAACCGGCCGTGTTGCGTTCATCGATCCGAAGGTGAACACCCGGAACCGGACCGTGGGGGTTCGTGTCGAGTTCAAGAATGACGATGGTCGATTACGACCTGGTGATTACGCGGAAGCCAAGATCGAGATTCCAATCGGCCCTCAGGGTCAGATCTATGACGATCAGCTCGCAGGAAAGTGGATCAGCCCCATGCATCCGCAAGTCATCCGCGACCAGCCTGGGGCCTGTCCGATTTGTGGGATGGACCTCGTTCCAACCTCGCAGTATGGCTACGCCGATCAACCCGTTGGGACGACCCCTTCGACCGTAATTCCCAGGTCGGCACTGCTGATGGCGGGTAAGACAAGTGTCGCATATGTCGAGACCGAGCCAGGTCGGTTTGAGATTCGGAAACTGACACTGGGGCCTATTCTGAAAGATAAAGCAGTCGTGCTCGAAGGGGTGGAGCCTGGGGAAATGGTTGCTACTTCCGGCAACTTCTTGATTGACTCTCAAATGCAACTTGCTGGCAAACCGAGTCTGATCGATCCCCACCGGCTGGTGAAGAAGGCCAACCGCAATACGCCGATGGAGGTCGAAACCGACCAACTGGCAAAGGTGGTAGGTCCCGTCGGGCAAGATCTCGAGGCAATGTACCAGGCCTACTTCGCCATTCAATCGCAACTCGCGTCTGACAAAAAGCCAGCGGAAAATGTGAGTCAACAGCTCTATCAGTTGTCGCAGAAGTTATCGAAATCTCCGGACCTGGGTGACCCTGCCCATGCGGCACTTCAAGAAATCGCCGAAAACTCACAGCATCTGCACCATGTCTCGCTCGACGAGGCTCGCAAGCAGTTCAAACCGATTAGCCATGCCGTACTGAACCTGGCGTCTCACGTGCGTGGCGACGGCGCAACGCAATCGTTTCACCAGTTCTTCTGCCCGATGGTGCAGGATGGCGAAGGCGATTGGCTGCAAGCAACTGATCAACTGCTCAATCCTTATTACGGTAGCGAGATGCTCCGTTGTGGCGAGCATGTGCGGACGTTAACAACGCAGGCCCCAGCACCGATGCACCAACACTCCGAATCAATGCCGATGCCAGAGGGAGGCCAATAG
- a CDS encoding MoxR family ATPase, whose product MSEATASAVATAQEKLTEFSQRVQSIRESLHQVVVGQDASIDQLLVCALTGSHALLVGVPGLAKTLMVKTLASSFGWNFSRIQFTPDLMPADVTGYELLGRGEENGGPSMVFRRGPIFANLVLADEINRAAPKTQSALLEAMAEHHVSVGGQTYPLPSPFLVVATQNPIEQEGTYPLPEAQLDRFMMEIRFGYPSPEQEEEIVLRTTSGRVELPTAALSQEEFLELCDLVLSVPVPRTVASFAVRLCGSSRPEDERAHTMVRDYVAWGAGPRGSQNLVLAAKATALLDGRTAPTEEDVKSVALPILRHRVILNHRAIGDSVTAEQVIRSMLKDA is encoded by the coding sequence ATGAGTGAAGCCACGGCGTCTGCCGTTGCGACGGCACAAGAGAAGCTCACCGAGTTCTCGCAGCGCGTTCAATCGATTCGCGAAAGTTTGCATCAGGTGGTCGTGGGCCAAGACGCCTCGATCGACCAGCTTTTGGTTTGTGCCCTCACCGGTTCCCATGCGCTACTCGTGGGTGTGCCGGGATTGGCCAAGACGCTGATGGTGAAGACCCTGGCTTCGTCCTTCGGCTGGAACTTCTCTCGAATCCAGTTCACGCCCGACTTGATGCCGGCGGATGTAACTGGATACGAACTGCTGGGACGTGGCGAAGAGAACGGTGGACCTTCGATGGTGTTTCGTCGTGGTCCGATCTTCGCGAATCTGGTACTGGCCGACGAAATTAACCGCGCCGCACCGAAGACCCAGTCGGCACTGCTCGAAGCGATGGCCGAGCATCACGTTTCGGTCGGTGGCCAAACGTATCCGCTGCCTTCGCCGTTTCTGGTAGTCGCCACGCAAAACCCCATCGAACAGGAAGGAACCTATCCACTGCCCGAAGCGCAGTTGGACCGCTTCATGATGGAGATTCGCTTCGGCTATCCTTCGCCGGAGCAGGAAGAAGAGATCGTTCTGCGAACCACTTCGGGCCGCGTCGAACTTCCAACTGCGGCGCTGAGTCAGGAAGAGTTCCTCGAATTGTGTGATCTGGTGCTATCGGTTCCCGTACCACGCACGGTTGCATCGTTTGCGGTCCGTTTATGCGGGAGCAGCCGTCCCGAAGATGAACGAGCCCATACCATGGTTCGTGATTACGTCGCGTGGGGTGCTGGTCCACGTGGTTCGCAAAACCTGGTTCTCGCCGCCAAAGCGACCGCTCTGCTCGATGGCAGGACCGCGCCGACTGAAGAAGACGTGAAGAGTGTCGCGCTTCCGATCCTGCGGCATCGCGTGATTTTGAATCACCGGGCGATCGGCGACAGCGTAACGGCCGAACAAGTCATTCGCTCGATGCTGAAAGACGCATAA
- a CDS encoding TolC family protein → MLAPGSKPILSTTLLLLVAGCTSPDGNRETVPAYIEPEVVELPAIEDSAASPAPAVRRPKAPTEVDVTLVAHHLPADSLDELEQLASAQNPRLTRLYHEYQASLAKSRYVDKLPDPRFGANVFGNPIQTASGSQRANMTFSQAVPWLSRLRADEQRAIFEAYAIHAEMEAERLRVQAAVRTNWYRLYVLDKQIEIAQANQRLLNSLIDVANARISTGAASQGDVLLGTLELSQLEERLLGYRRQRKGVEAELNRLVARDSDASIQSARLLPPGMPELDPQQLTALAIEYQPELEAARMRTHATRWGVEVSRLMRRPEFVFSASYYPTDNNRPPSTVVDVGQDPWALGAQVSIPIWYNKYDAIEDEAKWKHQAAHNTVEELTDRYESIILDLVAEVRRAHETAMLYESTILPQARQTLAADQDSYTNGSVEFDRVIRDYRNLLTLEVGYHQAIGDMATAIAKLRQAAGADFPLTPAGSLP, encoded by the coding sequence ATGCTGGCACCTGGCTCAAAACCGATTCTTTCGACAACGCTTCTCCTTCTGGTCGCTGGCTGCACCTCGCCCGACGGCAATCGGGAAACCGTTCCGGCATACATCGAGCCGGAAGTAGTCGAGTTGCCTGCGATTGAAGATTCGGCAGCCTCCCCTGCTCCTGCAGTCCGTCGGCCCAAAGCACCGACCGAGGTCGACGTAACCTTGGTCGCACATCACCTGCCCGCCGACAGCTTGGATGAATTGGAACAGCTGGCTTCCGCCCAGAATCCGCGACTCACGCGCCTTTATCACGAATATCAAGCGTCGCTGGCCAAGTCGCGGTATGTCGATAAGCTGCCTGATCCTCGGTTCGGAGCCAACGTGTTTGGCAACCCAATCCAGACGGCGTCCGGTTCGCAGCGAGCCAACATGACCTTTAGCCAGGCAGTGCCTTGGCTGTCTCGCCTGCGTGCGGACGAGCAACGAGCGATCTTCGAGGCGTACGCGATCCATGCCGAAATGGAAGCCGAGCGACTGCGAGTTCAGGCGGCCGTCCGCACCAATTGGTACCGGCTGTATGTTCTCGACAAGCAGATCGAGATCGCCCAGGCAAATCAGCGTCTGCTCAATTCGTTGATCGACGTGGCGAACGCCCGTATTTCGACCGGGGCCGCCTCGCAGGGAGACGTGCTGCTAGGCACGCTCGAGCTGTCGCAGTTGGAGGAACGTCTGCTGGGGTACCGACGCCAACGCAAAGGGGTCGAAGCAGAGTTGAACCGGTTGGTTGCACGAGATTCGGATGCTTCGATCCAGTCTGCAAGACTCTTGCCACCGGGGATGCCAGAGCTCGACCCTCAGCAACTAACGGCTCTCGCCATCGAGTATCAGCCAGAACTCGAAGCGGCTCGCATGCGAACTCATGCCACGCGCTGGGGCGTGGAAGTATCGCGTCTGATGCGTCGACCGGAGTTCGTTTTCTCGGCCAGTTATTACCCCACCGATAACAATCGCCCACCGAGCACCGTGGTCGATGTTGGACAAGATCCGTGGGCACTCGGAGCGCAGGTCAGCATTCCGATCTGGTACAACAAATACGATGCGATCGAAGATGAAGCGAAGTGGAAGCATCAGGCCGCCCACAACACGGTCGAAGAGCTGACCGATCGCTACGAGTCGATTATCCTCGACCTGGTGGCCGAAGTCCGTCGGGCCCATGAAACGGCCATGCTATACGAGTCGACGATTCTGCCTCAGGCACGACAGACGCTCGCAGCCGATCAAGACTCCTACACGAATGGATCCGTCGAGTTCGACCGCGTCATTCGCGATTACCGTAACCTGCTAACCCTCGAGGTGGGATATCATCAGGCAATTGGTGATATGGCAACCGCCATCGCGAAATTGCGGCAGGCCGCGGGTGCTGATTTTCCGCTTACCCCCGCTGGTTCCCTGCCGTAA